One stretch of Hymenobacter chitinivorans DSM 11115 DNA includes these proteins:
- a CDS encoding DinB family protein: protein MEIHTVASFLDYHERIRQRTDKLVALVPADQLEWRCRPGSFSIGDTIRHIVAIERYLYAEVAAGRPSTYRGCGRDLADGPAAVLDFYWRLRAESTGIFRALTDQDLPRKCLTPGQGPIALWKWLRALVEHEIHHRGQLYLLLAMTGVPTPPIFGLTSEEVISLGTPRSTGSDAAHPL, encoded by the coding sequence ATGGAAATCCACACCGTAGCTTCGTTTCTGGACTACCACGAAAGAATCCGCCAACGCACCGATAAGCTCGTCGCGCTGGTGCCCGCCGACCAGCTGGAGTGGCGCTGCCGGCCCGGTAGCTTCTCCATCGGCGACACTATCCGCCACATCGTCGCCATCGAGCGGTACCTGTACGCGGAAGTTGCAGCCGGCCGGCCGAGCACCTACCGGGGCTGTGGCCGGGACCTGGCCGATGGCCCCGCCGCAGTGCTGGATTTCTACTGGCGCCTACGCGCCGAATCGACCGGCATTTTCCGCGCCCTGACCGACCAGGACCTGCCCCGCAAGTGCCTTACCCCGGGCCAGGGGCCGATTGCCTTGTGGAAATGGCTTCGCGCCCTGGTTGAGCACGAGATTCACCATCGGGGCCAGCTCTACCTCCTGCTGGCCATGACCGGTGTGCCCACGCCGCCTATTTTCGGCCTTACTTCCGAAGAAGTAATTTCTTTGGGTACTCCCCGCAGCACCGGCTCAGATGCAGCTCATCCCCTCTAA
- a CDS encoding DinB family protein — MEQLKWFEREFTQPTDPRLLPSLLERLLGTAARLEEKLATIAPEWHTTRVDGTWTIQENVGHLVDLEPLWLGRLEDIVEGKAELRPTDLNNEATTRAGHNDAPLAALLRSFRQQRLRTVQRLQELPGDVLNRSALHPRMGTPMRPADLFLFVAEHDDHHLARISALTRQLAAAGHVASPSASSPAHA; from the coding sequence ATGGAACAACTGAAATGGTTTGAGCGCGAATTTACCCAGCCCACCGATCCGCGCCTGCTGCCTTCGCTGCTGGAACGCCTGCTGGGCACTGCGGCCCGGCTGGAAGAAAAGCTGGCCACTATTGCCCCCGAATGGCACACGACGCGGGTAGACGGCACCTGGACCATTCAGGAAAACGTGGGCCACCTCGTGGACTTAGAGCCCCTGTGGCTCGGCCGGCTGGAGGACATCGTCGAGGGCAAGGCCGAGCTGCGCCCCACCGACCTGAACAACGAGGCCACAACCCGGGCGGGGCACAACGATGCGCCCCTGGCCGCGCTGCTGCGCAGCTTCCGCCAGCAGCGCCTACGCACAGTGCAGCGCCTGCAGGAGCTCCCCGGCGACGTACTAAACCGCTCGGCCCTGCACCCGCGCATGGGCACCCCAATGCGGCCCGCCGACCTGTTTTTGTTTGTGGCCGAGCACGACGACCACCATCTGGCCCGCATCAGCGCCCTGACTCGCCAGCTGGCCGCGGCCGGGCACGTGGCTTCACCTTCCGCTTCTAGCCCCGCCCACGCATGA
- a CDS encoding aminotransferase-like domain-containing protein → MNSTLTVAAAPHKYQVVANHLAAQIRGGALRPGDKLPSVRVLSREQGLSISTILQAYYALEAGGLVEVRPQSGYYVCLPGRASAALPTPTRPSAQPPEATAFSDTEDLIAEYAAHMHRPDLLPLSLSVPHASVLPVARLAEAVRRAQQQLPQAGTRYEPAQGNRLLRQQIARYSVLWGGQLTEHDLLTTEGCIAAISLCLLAITKPGDTLAVESPTYLGVLQLARALGRQVLELPTHPVTGIELGALTEHLAAGRVQACLLTPNFNNPMGSCMPEARKRELVQLLERYQVPLIEDDLYGDLHFGTQRPKPCKAFDTSGLVLWCGSVSKTLAPGYRVGWVAPGRYLEQLKRLKLYQQVASPGLTHQAIGHLLATGRYELHLRRLRRFLHDNYRRYARVIEAEFAASKVSQPQGGFLLWVELPAAVSATALFRRAAAEGLSIAPGRMFTLHEQYHNCFRLSYGLPLTAEVEAGLRRLGALVREALAQAGQPPAEAE, encoded by the coding sequence ATGAACTCCACCTTGACCGTTGCTGCTGCGCCCCACAAGTACCAGGTGGTAGCCAATCACCTGGCGGCCCAGATTCGGGGCGGCGCCCTACGCCCCGGCGACAAGCTGCCTTCGGTGCGGGTGCTGAGCCGGGAGCAGGGCCTGAGCATAAGCACTATTCTGCAGGCCTACTACGCGCTGGAGGCGGGCGGCCTGGTGGAAGTCCGGCCCCAGTCGGGCTACTACGTGTGCTTGCCCGGCCGCGCCTCGGCCGCCCTGCCCACGCCCACGCGGCCCTCGGCCCAGCCGCCGGAAGCCACTGCATTCAGTGATACCGAAGACCTGATTGCCGAATACGCCGCCCACATGCACCGTCCGGATTTGTTGCCGCTTTCCCTCTCGGTGCCCCACGCCTCGGTGCTGCCCGTGGCCCGGCTGGCCGAGGCCGTACGGCGGGCCCAGCAGCAGCTGCCGCAGGCCGGCACCCGCTACGAGCCGGCGCAGGGCAACAGGCTGCTGCGGCAGCAGATTGCCCGCTACAGCGTGCTCTGGGGCGGACAGCTCACTGAGCACGATTTGCTCACCACTGAGGGTTGCATAGCGGCTATTTCGCTGTGCCTGCTGGCTATTACCAAGCCCGGCGACACGCTGGCCGTGGAAAGCCCGACCTACCTCGGCGTGCTGCAGTTGGCCCGGGCCCTGGGCCGGCAGGTGCTGGAGCTGCCCACCCACCCTGTGACGGGCATCGAGCTGGGCGCGCTGACCGAGCACCTGGCCGCGGGGCGCGTGCAGGCGTGTTTGCTTACGCCCAACTTCAACAACCCCATGGGCAGCTGCATGCCCGAGGCCCGCAAGCGTGAGTTGGTGCAGCTGCTGGAGCGCTACCAGGTGCCCCTCATTGAAGACGACCTCTACGGCGACCTGCACTTCGGCACCCAGCGGCCCAAACCCTGCAAGGCCTTCGATACCAGCGGACTGGTGCTTTGGTGCGGCTCGGTAAGTAAAACCCTGGCCCCGGGTTACCGCGTGGGTTGGGTGGCGCCGGGCCGCTACCTCGAGCAGCTCAAGCGCCTGAAACTCTACCAGCAGGTGGCCTCGCCCGGACTTACGCACCAGGCCATCGGGCACCTGCTGGCTACCGGCCGCTACGAGCTGCACCTGCGGCGGCTGCGGCGCTTCCTGCACGACAACTACCGGCGCTATGCCCGGGTCATCGAGGCGGAGTTTGCGGCCAGCAAAGTCAGCCAGCCCCAGGGCGGTTTTCTGCTGTGGGTGGAGCTGCCGGCAGCAGTTAGCGCCACGGCCCTGTTCCGCCGGGCTGCCGCCGAGGGGCTGAGCATTGCGCCCGGGCGCATGTTTACCCTGCACGAGCAGTACCACAACTGCTTCCGCCTCAGCTACGGGCTACCCCTCACGGCGGAGGTTGAAGCGGGGCTGAGACGGCTGGGCGCACTCGTGCGCGAAGCCCTTGCCCAGGCCGGCCAGCCTCCGGCCGAGGCGGAATGA
- a CDS encoding alpha/beta hydrolase has protein sequence MPKPLPLALRALRFFYRFLSPVLPALGVRLLWQTFRPRRRLLRAEQAQFMAGAAPFSFSSTGALTGQTIRLQGYRWGSGPRTVLLVHGWEGSPADFRELVPALLRQGYAVAAFDQPAHGHSEGAETNLVEMKQALVDYTLSVGPPYAVVAHSLGGTAAALFLRDAAAPVEKFTFVASPLSARDTFEVVFTPLQVPQAVRSRFYERLARHLRQPVEHIAFAPAAQLSAHRVLGVYDATDEQVVFERVQQYLTANAVIEPLVVRGVGHTRLLRHAPVVQRIVNFIDA, from the coding sequence ATGCCCAAACCTCTGCCCCTGGCCCTGCGCGCCCTGCGCTTTTTCTATCGGTTTCTGAGCCCCGTGCTGCCGGCATTGGGGGTGCGGCTGCTGTGGCAAACTTTCCGACCCCGGCGCCGGCTGCTGCGCGCCGAGCAAGCCCAGTTTATGGCCGGCGCCGCGCCGTTTTCATTTTCCAGCACTGGTGCCCTGACCGGACAGACCATCCGGCTGCAGGGCTACCGCTGGGGCAGCGGGCCGCGCACGGTGCTACTGGTACACGGCTGGGAAGGCAGCCCCGCCGACTTTCGGGAACTGGTACCCGCCCTGCTGCGCCAGGGCTACGCCGTGGCCGCCTTCGACCAGCCGGCCCACGGCCATTCCGAAGGCGCCGAAACCAACCTGGTAGAAATGAAGCAAGCCCTGGTGGACTATACCCTCAGCGTGGGCCCGCCCTACGCCGTGGTGGCCCACTCCCTGGGCGGCACGGCTGCCGCGCTCTTCCTACGGGACGCCGCCGCACCAGTAGAGAAGTTTACGTTTGTGGCCAGCCCCTTGTCGGCCCGCGACACGTTTGAGGTGGTCTTTACTCCGCTGCAAGTGCCCCAGGCGGTGCGCAGCCGGTTTTATGAGCGCCTGGCCCGGCACCTGCGCCAGCCGGTGGAACATATTGCCTTTGCCCCCGCCGCCCAGCTAAGCGCCCACCGGGTGCTGGGTGTGTACGACGCCACCGACGAGCAGGTGGTATTCGAACGGGTGCAGCAGTACCTGACGGCCAACGCGGTGATTGAGCCGCTCGTGGTCCGTGGCGTGGGCCACACCCGGCTGCTGCGGCACGCGCCCGTGGTGCAGCGCATCGTGAATTTTATCGACGCTTAA
- a CDS encoding amino acid permease, which produces MSRLFATKPLAVLLGEANSTGHGALKRTLGAGNLVALGVGAIIGSGLFIRTANAVSQASGPGVTLAFVLAALGCVFAGLCYAEFAAMIPIAGSAYTYAYTTMGEFVAWVIGWALIMEYALGAATVSIGWSEYLNKLLQAFDVHLPYSLTHSPLESAVLDGVAQHGLINLPAVLVVVALSLLLVKGTQESAVFNSVMVVVKVAVVLLFIGVGWQFIEPANHTPYLIPENAEPVKNAAGEVVREYSAWNKHGWGGILGGAAIVFFAFIGFDAVSTAAQEAKNPKRDMPISILGSLAICTVLYVLFGHVLTGVANWREFADPSLGAEASVAYAIRAHMPGYGWLATAVTLAILLGFSSVVLVMLMGQSRVFFSMAKDGLMPNAFAELHPRYRTPYKSNLVLMGFVGLFAAFVPGSLAGDLTSFGTLLAFVLVSIGVWLMRRSHPEQPRPFRAPLSSPRFPLVPFLGALLCTLLIAALDAFTLQVAAVWMLLGFVVYFLYGKKHSKLQQGIVVVPTELEEPVNS; this is translated from the coding sequence ATGAGCCGCCTCTTCGCTACCAAACCCCTGGCCGTGCTCCTGGGCGAGGCCAATTCCACCGGGCACGGCGCCCTGAAACGCACCCTGGGCGCGGGCAACCTGGTGGCCCTGGGCGTGGGGGCCATCATCGGCTCCGGCCTGTTTATCCGCACCGCCAACGCCGTGTCGCAGGCCTCGGGGCCGGGCGTGACGCTGGCTTTCGTGCTGGCGGCGCTGGGCTGCGTGTTTGCCGGGCTGTGCTACGCCGAGTTTGCGGCCATGATTCCCATTGCCGGCTCGGCCTACACCTACGCCTACACCACCATGGGCGAATTCGTGGCCTGGGTTATTGGCTGGGCCCTGATTATGGAATACGCCCTGGGCGCGGCCACCGTGAGCATCGGCTGGAGTGAATACCTGAATAAGCTCTTGCAGGCCTTCGACGTGCACCTGCCCTACAGCCTGACGCACTCCCCGCTGGAAAGCGCCGTACTGGACGGCGTGGCCCAGCACGGACTGATTAACCTGCCGGCCGTGCTGGTCGTGGTGGCGCTGAGCCTGCTGCTGGTGAAGGGCACCCAGGAATCGGCCGTATTCAACTCCGTGATGGTCGTGGTGAAAGTGGCCGTCGTGCTGCTTTTTATTGGAGTCGGCTGGCAGTTTATTGAGCCCGCCAACCACACGCCCTACCTGATTCCGGAAAACGCCGAGCCCGTGAAAAACGCGGCCGGGGAAGTAGTGCGCGAGTACTCGGCCTGGAACAAGCACGGCTGGGGCGGTATCCTGGGCGGGGCCGCCATTGTGTTCTTCGCCTTCATTGGCTTCGATGCAGTGAGCACCGCGGCCCAGGAAGCCAAGAACCCCAAGCGCGACATGCCCATCAGCATCCTGGGCTCGTTGGCCATTTGCACGGTGCTCTACGTGCTGTTTGGCCACGTGTTGACGGGCGTTGCCAACTGGCGCGAGTTTGCCGACCCTTCACTTGGAGCGGAAGCCTCGGTGGCCTACGCCATCCGGGCCCACATGCCCGGCTACGGCTGGCTGGCCACGGCCGTGACGCTGGCCATTCTGCTGGGCTTTTCGTCGGTGGTGTTGGTTATGCTCATGGGCCAGAGCCGGGTGTTTTTCTCCATGGCCAAGGACGGGCTGATGCCGAACGCCTTTGCCGAGCTGCACCCGCGCTACCGTACGCCCTACAAGTCCAACCTGGTGCTCATGGGCTTCGTGGGCTTGTTTGCCGCCTTCGTACCCGGCTCCCTGGCCGGTGACTTGACCTCCTTCGGTACCCTGCTGGCCTTTGTGCTCGTGTCAATTGGGGTGTGGCTGATGCGCCGCTCCCACCCCGAGCAGCCACGGCCGTTTCGGGCGCCGCTTTCCTCGCCGCGCTTTCCGCTGGTGCCTTTCCTGGGCGCTTTGCTCTGCACCTTGCTCATTGCGGCCCTCGATGCCTTTACGCTGCAGGTAGCCGCCGTCTGGATGCTGTTGGGCTTCGTGGTGTACTTCCTCTACGGCAAGAAACACTCTAAGCTGCAGCAGGGCATCGTGGTGGTGCCCACCGAACTGGAAGAGCCCGTCAACAGCTAG
- a CDS encoding helicase-related protein has protein sequence MNSIPLDIADDAAGRPALAVGPGAGMIMAKHCLPQAKDTIRLASVYFSLTGYDLTRHLMSGGATLRILIGQDDEPKAHRAVLKEILADLGQCERPLTEAIEDLVHRMEAGQFFIREARGYTTSYGYHCKFYLMDGSIGWHGSTNFSGRGLRDSAEQASLLTDPQQIALLARWFDEVAAHGRDLLAELLARLQAWLRMAMPFEIYLKVLAAVRRLEEPSRRPQADLPTHYQQLLISRAVRQLTEFSGALVVAATGLGKTVLGAEVVAHCRARGLTRRCIVIGPAGLRKQWLRHVCEDRDIKADYFSLETLFQPNSENEEHQIELLRQKLQTADTHTLLLIDEVHTYRNQWLRESLQAESSRVFTRLVPAIQQQGLHVLLLTATVYGTDFGNLKSLLHMLPLQPKSAAQPGTEWEARTAAQFAMLPIVTVFGIPHVLQLARERGDVDELERVYVEFNKQRCYLPPELHLYAPRYQLPCETAMQRALDEERFASTKHVLHAYFSEQMRLEKGTTNSLFNDAIEAWLSSPWALAQNLARNLATPGQRDPVPDNLPDAEAPRPYGYALKQKQSTRYQVLAPLLDQCTQESYTHNHKFGLLRTIVQRACLDYTGPSTGKVLVFVNRWATAIYLVKGLAYIFGANLRVASTVIELANGTAELLLSSKRNKILRDFAPVAHKRPAGSGFDYHVLICTDADGKGVNLQDADTLVHYDLPTAADELYQRVGRLLRLTPNPNRRISIYTLEPALGYANQGELLTVASKSQQKIATLLNRLQRRHDHSQSIMATSVRGRQEYTQEPLENASVIMTVDLMTDPTFIEATDAPAQAELRHLSVLSRYRDIANNLPENGLHSARAYQGSQARIIVLLLVAGHYNLFRYNLKLEKLEKPTEEEMLEQLACEVDTERVALPTSLVENSANVAIQVWCSMNGLPLEGAIKVCALYLDPRGMINRGPNRLFS, from the coding sequence ATGAATTCTATTCCACTAGATATAGCTGATGATGCCGCCGGCCGGCCAGCACTCGCAGTAGGTCCAGGGGCGGGGATGATAATGGCAAAACATTGTTTGCCTCAAGCTAAGGATACAATTAGGCTGGCTAGCGTATATTTTTCGTTGACAGGTTATGACTTAACGCGCCATCTTATGAGTGGCGGTGCTACGCTTCGAATACTTATTGGACAAGATGACGAACCCAAAGCCCACCGGGCAGTCCTTAAGGAAATTTTAGCGGACCTAGGTCAATGCGAACGTCCGCTAACAGAGGCGATTGAAGATTTAGTACACCGTATGGAAGCGGGCCAATTCTTTATTCGAGAAGCGAGGGGCTATACCACAAGCTATGGCTACCATTGCAAGTTTTATCTAATGGATGGGTCCATAGGCTGGCATGGCTCAACTAATTTTAGCGGACGAGGGCTGCGAGACTCGGCAGAGCAGGCCAGTTTGCTAACTGACCCTCAACAAATAGCCTTACTGGCGCGCTGGTTCGATGAAGTTGCCGCACATGGCCGTGACCTTCTGGCAGAGCTACTAGCTCGCTTACAGGCATGGTTACGAATGGCCATGCCTTTTGAAATTTACTTGAAGGTGCTAGCTGCCGTACGTCGCTTAGAGGAGCCTTCTCGCCGTCCTCAAGCAGATTTGCCAACGCATTACCAACAGTTGCTGATAAGTCGAGCAGTACGGCAGCTCACAGAGTTCAGTGGCGCTTTAGTGGTGGCAGCCACCGGATTAGGAAAAACAGTGCTAGGCGCTGAGGTGGTTGCTCATTGCCGCGCTCGGGGTTTAACTAGGCGTTGCATCGTAATAGGTCCAGCTGGGTTACGCAAGCAGTGGCTGCGGCATGTGTGCGAAGACCGTGACATCAAGGCAGACTATTTTAGTTTGGAGACATTGTTTCAACCTAATTCAGAAAATGAGGAGCATCAGATAGAATTACTCCGCCAAAAGCTGCAAACAGCAGACACACACACTTTACTACTAATTGATGAGGTGCACACCTACCGCAATCAGTGGCTACGAGAATCATTGCAAGCAGAATCGAGCCGAGTATTTACGCGTTTAGTGCCGGCAATACAGCAGCAGGGGCTACACGTATTGCTACTTACAGCTACTGTTTACGGCACTGACTTTGGGAATTTAAAAAGCCTGCTGCATATGCTACCCTTGCAGCCCAAGTCAGCTGCTCAGCCCGGCACAGAGTGGGAAGCTCGTACAGCGGCCCAGTTTGCGATGTTACCAATAGTCACCGTGTTTGGAATACCACACGTTTTGCAACTGGCCCGCGAACGAGGCGACGTAGACGAATTAGAGCGGGTGTATGTAGAATTTAACAAGCAACGCTGCTATCTACCTCCAGAACTGCATTTATATGCTCCCCGTTATCAATTGCCTTGTGAAACCGCAATGCAACGAGCATTAGATGAAGAGCGCTTCGCTTCTACTAAACACGTATTACACGCTTACTTTTCAGAACAAATGCGCCTTGAAAAGGGAACAACTAACTCCCTCTTCAATGATGCTATTGAAGCTTGGCTTAGCTCGCCATGGGCGTTGGCGCAAAACCTGGCTCGAAATTTAGCAACTCCTGGCCAGCGTGACCCGGTTCCAGATAATCTACCGGATGCTGAAGCTCCCCGACCTTACGGATACGCACTGAAGCAGAAACAATCTACACGCTATCAAGTGTTAGCACCCCTATTGGATCAGTGCACGCAGGAGAGCTATACACACAATCATAAATTCGGGTTATTGCGTACAATCGTACAGCGTGCTTGCCTTGACTATACTGGACCTTCTACAGGCAAGGTATTGGTGTTTGTAAACCGCTGGGCAACGGCAATCTATTTAGTGAAAGGGTTAGCATACATTTTCGGAGCGAATTTACGGGTTGCGAGTACTGTAATAGAGCTTGCTAATGGAACAGCTGAATTATTGTTGTCCAGCAAAAGGAATAAAATCCTGCGCGATTTTGCTCCTGTAGCGCACAAGCGGCCAGCAGGAAGCGGCTTCGATTATCATGTGCTAATATGCACTGATGCTGATGGCAAAGGTGTGAACTTACAAGATGCCGATACGCTGGTTCATTACGATTTGCCTACAGCGGCTGATGAGCTTTATCAGCGCGTCGGGCGATTATTGCGACTGACCCCTAATCCTAACCGGCGCATTTCAATATATACACTAGAGCCTGCGCTGGGTTATGCCAACCAAGGAGAGTTACTTACAGTCGCGTCAAAGTCGCAGCAGAAGATTGCAACACTACTAAACCGCCTACAGCGAAGGCATGACCATTCACAAAGCATTATGGCGACAAGTGTACGCGGACGCCAGGAATACACACAGGAGCCGCTGGAAAATGCTTCCGTAATTATGACTGTCGACTTGATGACAGACCCCACTTTTATTGAAGCTACTGATGCGCCTGCACAGGCTGAATTGCGCCATTTATCAGTGTTATCACGTTATCGTGATATAGCTAATAATCTTCCTGAGAATGGACTACATAGTGCGCGTGCATATCAGGGTAGTCAAGCACGAATTATTGTTCTGCTACTAGTGGCGGGACATTATAACCTGTTCCGCTATAACCTCAAATTAGAAAAATTAGAGAAACCAACAGAGGAAGAAATGCTGGAGCAACTTGCTTGTGAAGTAGATACTGAACGTGTAGCATTACCTACTAGCTTGGTTGAGAATAGTGCTAATGTAGCGATTCAGGTATGGTGCAGTATGAATGGATTGCCACTAGAAGGAGCTATAAAGGTTTGTGCCCTTTATTTGGACCCAAGAGGCATGATAAATCGAGGCCCCAATCGATTATTTTCCTGA
- a CDS encoding GNAT family N-acetyltransferase, translated as MAPDYLSSVRKQFEYYKLLGDKTFAQLPDDALFWRYNAESNSIAVIVQHLWGNMLSRWTDFLTSDGEKEWRNRDAEFEPKIQTRPELLAKWEAGWSCLFTALDSITEANWDTTVYIRNQGHTVTEALNRQLAHYPYHVGQIVFIGKMIKDGQWNSLSIPRGNSQGYNAEKFAQPKRKVHFTQEYLPGHSAAPGTTESAGSQQKKAGQATARQQQPTAQQVHILPYEPRYAPDFKRLNVAWIEKDFVLEEADLKMLDHPEEYVLQPGGHILFAEYQGQIVGTCALVRMGEGTLELAKMAVAPAAQGLGIGRQLAQAALDKARQLGARRVYLESNTKLESALQLYHKLGFQTIEPDRPSPYARVNIQMELLFADAPAEAPKF; from the coding sequence ATGGCACCCGACTACCTCAGCAGTGTTCGAAAACAATTTGAGTACTATAAGCTGCTCGGCGACAAGACGTTTGCCCAGCTGCCCGACGACGCCCTGTTCTGGCGCTACAACGCCGAAAGCAACAGCATTGCCGTCATCGTGCAGCACCTGTGGGGCAACATGCTTTCCCGCTGGACCGACTTCCTGACCTCCGACGGGGAGAAGGAGTGGCGCAACCGGGACGCCGAGTTTGAACCGAAAATCCAAACCCGGCCCGAGCTGCTCGCCAAGTGGGAAGCGGGCTGGAGCTGCCTGTTCACCGCCCTGGACTCCATCACCGAAGCCAATTGGGACACCACCGTCTACATCCGCAACCAGGGGCACACCGTTACCGAGGCCCTCAACCGGCAGCTGGCCCACTACCCCTACCACGTCGGTCAAATCGTATTCATCGGCAAGATGATTAAGGACGGCCAGTGGAATTCACTCTCCATCCCGCGGGGAAATTCACAAGGCTATAACGCGGAAAAGTTTGCCCAGCCTAAACGGAAAGTGCACTTCACCCAGGAGTATCTACCGGGCCACAGCGCCGCTCCGGGTACTACCGAAAGTGCGGGAAGCCAACAGAAGAAAGCCGGGCAAGCTACGGCCAGGCAGCAGCAGCCAACAGCCCAGCAGGTGCACATCCTGCCCTACGAGCCGCGGTACGCCCCCGATTTCAAGCGCCTGAACGTAGCCTGGATTGAAAAAGACTTTGTGCTGGAAGAAGCCGATTTGAAGATGCTGGACCACCCCGAGGAATACGTGCTACAGCCGGGCGGCCACATCCTCTTTGCCGAGTACCAGGGGCAGATAGTGGGTACCTGCGCCCTGGTGCGCATGGGCGAAGGCACGCTGGAATTAGCCAAAATGGCCGTGGCCCCGGCTGCTCAGGGTCTGGGCATCGGTCGGCAGCTAGCCCAGGCCGCCCTCGACAAAGCCCGGCAGCTGGGCGCGCGGCGGGTATACCTGGAAAGCAATACCAAGCTCGAATCCGCCCTTCAGCTCTACCACAAGCTGGGCTTCCAAACGATTGAGCCCGACCGGCCCTCGCCCTATGCGCGGGTCAATATTCAGATGGAATTGCTTTTTGCCGACGCGCCGGCCGAGGCTCCCAAGTTCTAG
- a CDS encoding EamA family transporter: MPATANAPLRRSAPLKPLPGLGTPSRAAVGLAFAAIYLIWGSTYLAALVALETLPPYLMMAARLLVAGSLLAALARWRHPTASLRAGWTRNAASGVLILGLGSSSTVWAEQVLPSSLAAILATTVPLWLAVLDWPRWARYRREKLRLFGLLLGGLGVVGLFGKQLAAPAVLSPGYWLAVGAIVAGSLCTAAGSLLARYRAAPGPPLANAAVQLLAAGLFCGLVSAGAGEWTHFTLARVSFRSGWAVAYLVVFGSGIAYLAYLWLLQVRPPAVVGTYAYVNPVVAVLLGAGLAHEAITLPQVLALAIILLGVWLINRPTASPGPAETQP, translated from the coding sequence ATGCCCGCTACTGCCAATGCTCCTCTGCGCCGAAGCGCCCCACTCAAGCCTCTTCCGGGCCTGGGTACGCCGTCACGGGCCGCCGTGGGGCTGGCTTTTGCCGCCATCTACCTCATTTGGGGGTCGACGTACCTGGCCGCGCTGGTAGCCCTGGAAACTTTGCCGCCCTACCTGATGATGGCCGCCCGGCTGCTGGTGGCAGGCTCCCTACTGGCGGCCCTGGCCCGCTGGCGACATCCTACTGCCTCCCTGCGGGCCGGCTGGACGCGCAACGCGGCCAGTGGGGTTCTGATTCTGGGCCTGGGCAGCAGCTCCACGGTGTGGGCCGAGCAAGTGCTGCCCAGCAGCCTGGCCGCCATTCTGGCCACTACGGTACCCCTGTGGCTGGCCGTACTCGACTGGCCGCGGTGGGCCCGCTACCGGCGCGAGAAGCTGCGGCTGTTCGGGCTGCTGTTGGGCGGTCTGGGGGTGGTAGGCTTGTTTGGGAAGCAGCTGGCCGCGCCGGCGGTGCTCAGTCCCGGGTATTGGTTGGCCGTGGGCGCCATCGTGGCCGGCAGCCTGTGCACGGCCGCCGGGTCCTTGCTGGCCCGCTACCGCGCCGCACCGGGGCCGCCCCTGGCTAATGCGGCGGTACAGCTGCTGGCTGCCGGGCTGTTCTGCGGCCTGGTCAGCGCTGGGGCCGGCGAGTGGACGCACTTTACGCTGGCCCGGGTCAGTTTCCGCAGCGGCTGGGCCGTGGCTTACCTGGTTGTTTTTGGGTCGGGAATAGCTTATCTGGCTTACCTGTGGCTACTGCAAGTCCGCCCGCCGGCCGTGGTGGGCACCTACGCCTACGTCAACCCCGTGGTGGCCGTGCTGCTGGGCGCCGGCCTGGCCCACGAGGCTATTACCTTGCCGCAGGTACTGGCCCTGGCCATCATCCTGCTCGGGGTGTGGCTCATTAACCGCCCGACGGCCAGCCCCGGCCCGGCCGAAACGCAACCCTAA
- a CDS encoding nuclear transport factor 2 family protein, translating to MSPEQAAEFAHDWVESWNAHDLNRIMAHYAEELDFCSPLIQQLGADASGTLHSKEALRAYFATGLDRYPNLRFELQQVLPGVQSVVLYYRSINDWPAAEYMELNAQGRVQRVRAHYAAPAAGH from the coding sequence ATGAGCCCCGAACAAGCCGCCGAATTTGCCCACGACTGGGTAGAGAGCTGGAATGCCCACGACCTGAACCGCATCATGGCCCACTACGCCGAGGAGCTGGATTTTTGCTCGCCGCTGATTCAGCAGCTCGGCGCCGATGCCAGCGGCACGCTCCATTCCAAAGAAGCCCTGCGCGCCTACTTTGCCACGGGCCTGGACCGCTACCCCAACCTGCGGTTTGAATTGCAGCAGGTGCTGCCCGGCGTGCAGTCCGTGGTGCTTTACTACCGCAGCATCAACGACTGGCCCGCGGCCGAATACATGGAGCTGAACGCCCAGGGCCGGGTGCAGCGGGTGCGGGCCCACTACGCCGCCCCAGCCGCCGGCCATTAA